AACTGGGTGATTTTTTGAAAAAGAAATAATCAACGCGAGAGAACGACGCTATCTGGAAAGGTCGCGCCATAAAAAAGCCAGCTGGGATCAGCTGGCTTTTTCCGTTCAGTGCGACGAATCTGCACCGTCATCAGCAACGGTGCGAATTTCGTTCACTGTGGCATCTGTTACATCGCTTTTTTGGTCAGCTCAATGACGCGCAATTTAGCAATCGCTTTCGCCAAATCCGCAGAAGCCTGAGCATAATCCACATCGCCGTGCGAGTTGTGAATATTCGACTCCGCTTTCCGCTTGGCTTCCAGCGCTCGCGCTTCATCAAGATCCTGCCCACGAATGGCGGTATCGGACAACACAGTCACCATGTTCGGCTGCACCTCAAGGATACCGCCGGACAGGTAGATGTACTCTTCATCACCGTGCTGTTTAACAATGCGCACCATACCAGGCTTAATGGCCGTGAGCAGGGGAGCGTGGCCGGGATAAATTCCCAGCTCGCCTTCGCTACCGGTTACCTGGATTTTCTGTACCAGACCGGAAAACATCGCCTGTTCCGCACTAACGACATCCAGATGGTAAGTCATAGCAGCCATATCACCCTCCTATCAAGGCGTTACAGTTTCTTGGCTTTTTCCACGACTTCGTCAATGGAACCTACCATGTAAAACGCCTGTTCTGGAATATGGTCGAATTCGCCTTCCATAATGCCTTTGAAACCACGGATGGTTTCTTTCAGCGTTACGTATTTACCCGGAGAACCGGTGAAGACTTCGGCCACAAAGAACGGCTGAGACAGGAAGCGCTGGATTTTACGCGCACGAGATACGACCAGCTTATCTTCTTCAGACAGCTCATCCATACCCAGAATCGCGATGATGTCCTTCAGTTCCTGATAACGTTGCAGAATAGACTGCACGCCACGCGCCACATCATAGTGTTCCTGACCGACGATCAGCGGATCAAGCTGACGGCTGGTGGAGTCCAGCGGGTCAACGGCCGGGTAGATACCCAGTGATGCAATCTGGCGGCTCAGCGTTACCGTTGAGTCCAGGTGGGCGAAGGTGGTCGCCGGAGACGGGTCAGTCAAGTCATCCGCAGGCACGTAAACGGCCTGAATAGAGGTGATTGAACCGGTCTTGGTGGAGGTAATACGCTCCTGCAACACACCCATCTCTTCAGCCAGCGTCGGCTGATAACCTACCGCAGACGGCATACGGCCCAGCAGAGCGGAAACTTCCGTGCCCGCCAGGGTGTAACGGTAGATGTTGTCAACAAACAACAGCACGTCACGGCCTTCATCACGGAATTTTTCCGCCATAGTCAGGCCAGTCAGCGCTACGCGCAGACGGTTGCCCGGCGGCTCATTCATCTGACCATACACCAGTGAAACTTTATCAATAACGTTAGAGTCGGTCATTTCGTGGTAGAAGTCGTTCCCTTCACGGGTACGCTCACCCACACCTGCAAACACGGAGTAGCCGGAGTGCTCAATAGCGATGTTACGAATGAGCTCCATCATGTTTACGGTTTTACCAACACCCGCGCCACCGAACAGACCGACTTTACCGCCTTTGGCGAACGGACAAATCAGGTCGATAACCTTGATACCGGTTTCCAGCAGTTCCTGGGAGTTAGACAGTTCTTCATATGTCGGCGCAGCGCGGTGAATCGCCCAGCGCTCTTCTTCGCCAATCGGCCCTTTCATGTCGACCGGCTCACCCAGTACGTTCATGATACGACCCAGCGTCGCCTTACCCACCGGGACTTCGATCGGGTGCGCCAGATTAGTCACTTTCAAACCACGACGCAGACCGTCGGAAGAGCCCATTGCAATACAACGAACCAGGCCACCGCCCAACTGCTGCTGTACTTCCAGCACCAGTTTCTCAGCCCCGTTCTCTACCTCAAGCGCGTCGTACACATTCGGTACGGCATCCTGAGGGAACTCGACGTCCACCACGGCGCCGATTACCTGGATAATCTTTCCAGTAGCCATCTTGAATCCTCTACGTAATTCGACAATACGTAATTCGTAAAACCTGATTTAAACCGCGGAGGCTCCCGATACGATTTCGGTGAGTTCCTGAGTGATGCTTGCCTGACGAGCCTTGTTGTAGACCAACTGCAACTCTTTGATCAGGTTGCCGCCGTTATCTGTTGCGGCCTTCATCGCTACCATTCGCGCGGCCTGCTCACTGGCCAGGTTTTCTACGACGCCCTGATAAACCTGAGACTCCACATAGCGGCGCAACAGGGTATCCAGCAGCGGCTTAGGATCGGGTTCATACAGGTAATCCCAGGATTTCTTCGTCAGTTCGCCTTCTTCTGCCGGAGGCAATGGCAGCAACTGAACGACTTGCGGCACCTGAGACATGGTATTGATGAACTTGTTGCTCACCACGTACAGCTTATCCAGACGACCTTCGTCGTAGGCCTGTAGCATGACTTTTACCGGCCCGATCAGCTCGGACAGCGACGGGTTATCCCCCATGCCGGTAACCTGAGCAACAATGTTTGCACCCACTGAACCAAAGAAAGAAACGCCCTTGGAGCCAATCATCGCCAAATCGATGTCAGCGCCTTTTTCATTCCAGGCCTTCATTTCACCCAGCAGCTTCTTGAACAGGTTAATGTTCAAACCGCCACACAGGCCACGGTCAGTAGACACCACCAGATACCCGACGCGCTTGACTTCACGCTCATCCAAGTACGGGTGTTTATATTCCAGATTCCCTAACGCAAGGTGACCAATCACTTTGCGTATGGTTTCCGCATAAGGACGGCTGGCCGCCATACGATCCTGCGATTTACGCATTTTGGAAGCGGCGACCATTTCCATCGCTTTGGTGATCTTCTGCGTGTTTTGGACGCTTCCGATCTTACTACGTATCTCTTTTGCGCCGGCCATCTTAGCTTCTCCTCAATGCCTAGCGGCCTGCCATAAAGGCAGGCCACGGGGCGTTACCAGGACTGGGTTGCCTTAAAGGTATCGAGGATAGTTTTGAATTTCCCCTCGATCTCATCGTTGTAAGCACCCGTCTGGTCGATTTGTTGCAGAAGCTCGCCGTGTTCACGGCTGGCATAGGCCAACAGCGCGGCTTCGAAACTGCCGACTTTCGCCAGTTCAACGTTTTCCAGATAACCACGTTCAGCCGCGAACAGTACCAGAGACTGCTGCGCAACAGACATCGGCGCATACTGTTTCTGTTTCAGCAATTCGGTCACTTTCTGGCCGTGACTGAGCTGTTTACGGGTTGCATCATCCAGATCGGAAGCAAACTGGGAGAACGCTGCCAGTTCACGATACTGTGCCAGCGCGGTACGAATACCACCGGACAGTTTTTTCATGATCTTGGTCTGCGCGGCACCACCTACACGGGATACCGAGATACCCGGGTTAACTGCCGGACGAATACCGGAGTTGAACAGGTTGGATTCCAGGAAGATCTGACCATCGGTAATGGAAATAACGTTGGTCGGAACGAACGCGGAAACGTCACCCGCCTGCGTTTCAATAATTGGCAACGCAGTCAGTGAGCCGGTTTTCCCTTTCACTGCACCGTTGGTGAACTTCTCCACGTAATCAGCGTTAACTCGCGCCGCACGCTCCAGCAAACGGGAGTGCAGGTAGAACACGTCACCCGGATAGGCTTCACGACCCGGCGGACGACGCAGCAGCAGAGAAATCTGACGGTAAGCCACCGCCTGCTTAGACAGGTCATCATAAATGATCAACGCGTCTTCGCCGCGATCGCGGAAGTATTCACCCATCGCACAACCGGCATACGGAGCCAGATATTGCAGTGCAGCAGATTCAGACGCGGTAGCCACCACAACAATGGTGTTAGCCAATGCGCCATGCTCTTCCAGTTTACGCACCACGTTAGCAATGGTGGACGCTTTCTGGCCGATAGCGACATAAATACATTTGATGCCGGAATCGCGCTGGTTGATGATGGCATCAATCGCCAGTGCGGTTTTACCGGTCTGACGGTCGCCGATAACCAATTCACGCTGACCACGACCAATTGGAATCATGGCGTCAACGGACTTGTAACCGGTCTGAACCGGCTGATCAACGGACTGACGATCGATAACACCCGGAGCAATCGCTTCTACCGGCGAAAACCCGTCATTATCAATCGGGCCTTTACCGTCAATCGGTGCCCCCAGCGTGTTCACCACACGCCCGAGCAAACCACGACCAACCGGCACTTCCAGAATACGGCCGGTGCATTTCACTTTCATGCCTTCGGCCAGGTCTGCATACGGCCCCATAACGACTGCACCAACGGAGTCGCGCTCCAGGTTCAGTGCAATGGCGTAACGGTTGCCCGGCAGAGAGATCATTTCCCCCTGCATGACATCGGCCAGGCCGTGTACGCGGATGATCCCGTCACTGACGGAAACAATGGTACCTTCGTTGTGAGCTTCACTCACAACGTTGAACTGAGCAATCCGCTGCTTGATCAGTTCACTGATTTCGGTGGAATTCAGTTGCATGCTCCAGTCCCCTTAAGACTGCAAGACGTCTGCCAGACGTTCCAGACGACCACGAATACTGCCGTCTATCACCATATCGCCCGCGCGAATGACAACGCCGGCCATAACAGACTTATCAATTTTGCAATTCAGCTTCACTTTACGTGACAGACGTTGTTCCATCGCAGCGGTTATCTTGGATAACTGCTGCTCGCTCAACGTGGTGGCGGAAGTGACCTCGACATCCACGGTCGATTCCAGTTCCGCACGCAATTGAACAAACTGTTCCAGCACTTCAGACAGCACCGGCAAACGTCCGTTTTCAGCCATTACCTTAATCAGGTTTTGGCCCGCTTCGTCCAGTTGTTCACCGCACACCGTAATAAACGTTTGCGCCATCGTCTGGGGAGCGATGGCTCCGGCCAGCATACTGGCTATCTGTTCGTTACGTGCAACTTCGGCGGCAAATACCAACATCTGCTGCCAGCGCTCAAGCGCCTGGTGTTCAACGGCAAAGTCAAAAGCTGCTTTGGCGTAGGGGCGAGCTACCGTGACAAATTCAGACATCAGCCCCTCCCTCCTTACAGTTCAGCGACCAGTTTATCAACGATGTCGCTGTTAGCAGCTTCATCCACGGAACGTTCAATAATTTTCTCGGCACCAGCAATCGCCAGAATGGCAACCTGCTTACGCAACTCTTCACGGGCACGTTTGCGTTCGGCTTCAATTTCAGCCTGCGCCTGCGCCACGATTTTGTTGCGTTCC
This sequence is a window from Dickeya aquatica. Protein-coding genes within it:
- a CDS encoding F0F1 ATP synthase subunit epsilon, with translation MTYHLDVVSAEQAMFSGLVQKIQVTGSEGELGIYPGHAPLLTAIKPGMVRIVKQHGDEEYIYLSGGILEVQPNMVTVLSDTAIRGQDLDEARALEAKRKAESNIHNSHGDVDYAQASADLAKAIAKLRVIELTKKAM
- the atpD gene encoding F0F1 ATP synthase subunit beta, coding for MATGKIIQVIGAVVDVEFPQDAVPNVYDALEVENGAEKLVLEVQQQLGGGLVRCIAMGSSDGLRRGLKVTNLAHPIEVPVGKATLGRIMNVLGEPVDMKGPIGEEERWAIHRAAPTYEELSNSQELLETGIKVIDLICPFAKGGKVGLFGGAGVGKTVNMMELIRNIAIEHSGYSVFAGVGERTREGNDFYHEMTDSNVIDKVSLVYGQMNEPPGNRLRVALTGLTMAEKFRDEGRDVLLFVDNIYRYTLAGTEVSALLGRMPSAVGYQPTLAEEMGVLQERITSTKTGSITSIQAVYVPADDLTDPSPATTFAHLDSTVTLSRQIASLGIYPAVDPLDSTSRQLDPLIVGQEHYDVARGVQSILQRYQELKDIIAILGMDELSEEDKLVVSRARKIQRFLSQPFFVAEVFTGSPGKYVTLKETIRGFKGIMEGEFDHIPEQAFYMVGSIDEVVEKAKKL
- the atpG gene encoding F0F1 ATP synthase subunit gamma — protein: MAGAKEIRSKIGSVQNTQKITKAMEMVAASKMRKSQDRMAASRPYAETIRKVIGHLALGNLEYKHPYLDEREVKRVGYLVVSTDRGLCGGLNINLFKKLLGEMKAWNEKGADIDLAMIGSKGVSFFGSVGANIVAQVTGMGDNPSLSELIGPVKVMLQAYDEGRLDKLYVVSNKFINTMSQVPQVVQLLPLPPAEEGELTKKSWDYLYEPDPKPLLDTLLRRYVESQVYQGVVENLASEQAARMVAMKAATDNGGNLIKELQLVYNKARQASITQELTEIVSGASAV
- the atpA gene encoding F0F1 ATP synthase subunit alpha, whose protein sequence is MQLNSTEISELIKQRIAQFNVVSEAHNEGTIVSVSDGIIRVHGLADVMQGEMISLPGNRYAIALNLERDSVGAVVMGPYADLAEGMKVKCTGRILEVPVGRGLLGRVVNTLGAPIDGKGPIDNDGFSPVEAIAPGVIDRQSVDQPVQTGYKSVDAMIPIGRGQRELVIGDRQTGKTALAIDAIINQRDSGIKCIYVAIGQKASTIANVVRKLEEHGALANTIVVVATASESAALQYLAPYAGCAMGEYFRDRGEDALIIYDDLSKQAVAYRQISLLLRRPPGREAYPGDVFYLHSRLLERAARVNADYVEKFTNGAVKGKTGSLTALPIIETQAGDVSAFVPTNVISITDGQIFLESNLFNSGIRPAVNPGISVSRVGGAAQTKIMKKLSGGIRTALAQYRELAAFSQFASDLDDATRKQLSHGQKVTELLKQKQYAPMSVAQQSLVLFAAERGYLENVELAKVGSFEAALLAYASREHGELLQQIDQTGAYNDEIEGKFKTILDTFKATQSW
- the atpH gene encoding F0F1 ATP synthase subunit delta: MSEFVTVARPYAKAAFDFAVEHQALERWQQMLVFAAEVARNEQIASMLAGAIAPQTMAQTFITVCGEQLDEAGQNLIKVMAENGRLPVLSEVLEQFVQLRAELESTVDVEVTSATTLSEQQLSKITAAMEQRLSRKVKLNCKIDKSVMAGVVIRAGDMVIDGSIRGRLERLADVLQS